In Miscanthus floridulus cultivar M001 chromosome 8, ASM1932011v1, whole genome shotgun sequence, the sequence TGTCCCGGTAGGCGAGACCGCGAGGGAGCTCTGCGCGACGACGAGGCGGTGGCGACCCGGCCCCTTCTTCCTCTCGGACtctgcagcagccagcaggggcCGCGGCGCCTCAACACTACGGGGCGGCAGTGCCAATGCTCAGGACGGCATTTATTCCGAAAAGAACCGCAAGCGACCTGCCACTGCAATTTGCGTGGCGTCATGGCGTGCCCATGGCTGGGGCTGGTCTTGGCTTTGGCCTGATCAACCCCACCCTACCAACCATGGCGAAGTCGTTTTCTTGGAACAATTCCGTCTCTCTTCTCGCTTTGGAAGCAAAGCATACAGACACACACATACTACGCCGGATTCACAACGCGTGTGCCGTCTGCGTCATGTTAGCATCCATGTAATGCGAACAGTAGGCAGAGGGTAGCACGACCTGTTCCGTCTGCCACGGTGGTCAGCGAAAGCGACACCGGTTGAAAACTTACCGCTAGCGGATCAAACTATGCCTAGCCatatatattatgtatatataCTTGCATGCTTCTCCTTCTTATAGAAGTGCTCCTACAGATCCGTCCGGGAAAAAAATGCCTTTCAATTCAAGCAATAGCAGCCCGGACAGAACGGCCATGCGTCGCTTTAGAAGCAAGGACAAGCGAAGAAATTCCCCGGACTAATCAAAATGGATGGAGGAGGATGCATAATGCATGTGCAGTACCATACAAGAAGCTCGAGCAgtttggattgctcaaaggagtcATACATACATATGCTACAAGCCTAGAACCTGCTTTGTACCTGTCACCATTTCGGACTGACTGTACAGATGAACCTGATGCTAGAATCAGCATTTCCCTGTCACTTGCCCAGCGCATGATGGATAATCCACACAGACACTGACTCACTCTGAGAAACCGGATCGAAAAAGGAACAACACACGCACACCACAAATTCAGAACAAACCAAGAGGAAGAACAGGGAGCAAATCTCAGGGTTTTCACCTTTAACAAGCACTTTCTGTAACCCTTCTGCTGTCATTCTCATTCATAAACAGCAAGGCTCCACCCAAGGTAAAGACAACTCTAGCACATTTCAtgtcatttttttcttttataaattatttttacCAAAACTCAACCTACTAGCATCTCCACCAGACGTCCAGACCAGACCAGAATTGAACAAAATCAAAGAGCAGAGTAGTTGCTGCTTTTACTTcccccaccaaaagaatcctagCGTCAAGCCAACTCAACGGGCACCGCCGCTGCAGGGCCACCAAGAATGGATCCACCATGGTCAACAATGCTATGCGTACATCTCATCTATCAGAGTTACCTGCAAGAGACAGTTACATATCAAGCTTttagaaggaaagaaaaaaaaaagcaaataACCCCCTCTGCTGTGGCAGCGTGTTACAACTGAAACCATATCTACAGGAAATTACGATATAAAAGCATCCATGAACTGCCGTAGCAGTCTTTCGACTGAATTAAACTGCTGTGCTAACCTGGTCACAAACTGGGCATGTCTCGCTTCTCTCCATCCATTCAAGTATGCAACAGAGATGGAAATGATGCTCGCATTTGGTCACTGAACGGGGATTTTCTTCATCATATTCTGGTGGAAGGGCAGACAAAGCTTATAAGTGGTCTTCTGGTTTGGAAAATTCAGAATGGCATCATCAGCTGATGCATCAGTCCAAATCACCATTCATAACAGGCAACAAAGAATTTCAACAGGTACCAAGCCATTTGCATTGGTTCCATTATATATGCATCTACCAACTACTGAACTGCTAGAGCATATCATACATGCCAAGAATGCAAATACATTAAGAAATGATGGAAATACATATTACATCTATCAAAGACAATTCACAGCAGCAGCAGTTGTTTAACTACCTAGTTCAGAAatgcaattcatttcatgtctcaTCCTACTGAATGCATATTCACAGATGAGAGTTAAGAATAGTAATTTACTTATATTTCAACTAAAAGGACCACTAGCATTCCAAAATTCTTAAGCCTAGTAACAAGAAGAATACAGGACTATAGTAAAAGTAGTGACTACATGTGAATCAAGTTCCACAAGTCAAAAAGTTACCGGGTAAAGATACTATTCAACAATATGGCATTTCAGTAGTACATGTGAATCAAGTTCCACAAGTTAAAAAGTGACAGGGTAAAGATACTATTCAACAATACGGTATTTCAGCTCTAATCCTGGCATGTCAATGTAAAAAGTTGATGTTCCGATTATCATAAGAAACAAACCTTCAAGACAGATTGGACAAACATCCTCCTCATCAGCCTTATCCTTAGGGGCACCTTTTTCGCATGACTCAAATTCATCCACTTTTGGGGACTGCTGCCCGTCAGTTTTGATTTTAATGTCTGACTTCTCCAAATCTGCACATGAATTTGAAATCAGTAATCATTAGAGGTTAATTATCATCAATCATGCTCACAGCTAGTCAAATA encodes:
- the LOC136478388 gene encoding probable E3 ubiquitin-protein ligase RHB1A → MGACCCCSSRASESDGAPVHIYHRQNSEEHEPLSSAVGGPSPTPAIVAVDTNLDTSSLDTYRAPPAPLPYDVCFAVAQNPDLEKSDIKIKTDGQQSPKVDEFESCEKGAPKDKADEEDVCPICLEEYDEENPRSVTKCEHHFHLCCILEWMERSETCPVCDQVTLIDEMYA